The stretch of DNA TATTGGACCCATCAACCTTACAGGATAATAACAAAAAGTGGGAAGGTAAAGTGGGTGCTGGACCACACAGTTAGCATAAAAGATAACAGTGGAAATTATCTCAGAATACTACGAAAAGGAACAACTCTTTCGCACCCTTGCGGAAGATAATCCCAACGGCGTTGTGCTATACGACTTTGAAGAAGATGAGGAAGAGATTCTGGACAAGGGTGCCATTGTAAGGCTTATCCATCCCAAAGACCGGGAAAAGGCACAAAAAATAAGGCAAGAGAGGCTATCTGGAGACAGGAGTTTAAAAGAATTTGATCTTAGGCTTATAACAAAAGGGGGAAAGGTGAAGTGGTTTAAGGTTACCAGCCATGTGATCAATTACAAAAACAGGGAATGCTCGCTTATTACTTTTGTGGATCTAACCAAGGAGAAGGAAAGGGAAAGGGAACTCTATCACCTTGCAACCACCGACAGGCTCACAAAGTTATTCAACAGGTATGCGGGGACCAATTTGTTTGAGAATTTGATCCATCAAGCGGAAAGGTATGGCTTGGTATTTTCTTTGATCTTTCTTGACATAGACAACTTCAAGAAAATAAACGACACCCTTGGGCACTTGATTGGCGACAGGGCGCTTGTGGATGTGGCAAAGACCATAAAAAAGAACCTAAGAAAGAGCGACATAGCCATAAGATGGGGTGGAGAGGAGTTTTTAGTTCTGCTTCCTAACACAAAGGACCCTTTACCCGTGGCGGAAAAGATAAGAGCAAAGATAAGCGAGCTAACATACGAAGGCTGGGGACCAATAACTGTATCTGCGGGTTGCGCGGTCTATTCTCCTGGTGATACCATAGACTCTATGATCAAAAGGGCAGATCAGGCCCTCTACAGGGCAAAGTCCCTTGGTAAAAATAGAGTAGTAATAGCTTGAAAAGTGTGGAACTTACACTATCTTAATCTCTTTAGGAGGTATAGAATGCAGTGGATGAAGAATGTATTCATCTGGATTTTAATAATCGGTTTTATGATACTGGCCTTTAACCTGTTTAGCTCGTCAGGTAAGGAGTCCGCAGTTAAAACTCCTATCAATACTGTGCTTGAATTGGCAGAAGAAGGTAAGCTAAAAGAGGTGAAGATAAAGGACAATACCTTAATAGGCATAACCACAGAAGGTCAGAGGGTTGAAACGGGCTTGCCACCTGGGACGGACATAGTTGGTAGGCTGATGGAGAAGGGCGTGAGAGTGGAGGTGGCAGTCCAAGAGCAGGGTGGCTGGTGGCTGACCTTCTTGGTCTCTTGGCTACCTATACTTCTTTTCATAGGCATATGGATTTACATGATGAAGCAGGTAAGCGGTGGGGGTGGTGGAGGAACAAGGGGGGCTTTCAGCTTCGGCAAAAGCCGGGCAAAGGTCTATATTGACGAAAAGCCCAAGGTGACGTTAAACGATGTGGCTGGGATGGATGAAGTGAAGGAGGAGGTAAAAGAGATCATAGAGTACCTAAAGGATCCTGTTAAGTTTCAAAGGCTTGGGGGAAGACCACCAAAAGGTGTGTTACTTTACGGAGAGCCGGGGGTAGGAAAGACCCTTTTGGCAAAGGCAATAGCGGGTGAGGCTCATGTGCCTTTTATATCTGTTTCCGGTTCAGACTTTGTGGAAATGTTCGTAGGAGTGGGTGCGGCAAGGGTGAGGGACCTGTTTGAAACTGCCAAAAAGCACGCTCCATGCATCATATTCATAGACGAGATAGACGCGGTGGGAAGGTCAAGGGGAGCTTTTAACTTGGGTGGAGGGCATGACGAGAGGGAACAGACTCTAAACCAGCTTTTGGTAGAGATGGATGGCTTTGACACTTCGGAAGGCATAATCGTTATAGCTGCCACCAACAGACCAGACATCTTAGACCCAGCCCTCTTAAGACCTGGAAGGTTTGACAGACAGATCTTCATTCCAAAGCCCGACGTAAAGGGAAGGTATGAAATACTAAAGGTGCATGCAAGAAATAAAAAGCTTGCTCCCAACGTGGACCTGGAGATTGTAGCAAGGGCCACACCTGGGTTTAACGGTGCAGACCTGGAAAATGTTTTAAACGAAGCTGCACTCCTTGCTGCAAGAAAAGGAAAAGAAGCCATAGAGATGGAGGACATAGAGGAGGCAATAGATAGAATCACGATGGGTCTGGAAAGAAAAGGCATGGTTATATCTCCAAAGGAGAAGGAAAAGATAGCCTATCACGAGGCAGGGCACGCCATAATGAGTTTGATGGTACCGGGTTCGGATGCCCTACATAAGGTTTCTATCATCCCAAGGGGAATGGCCCTTGGAGTTACCCAACAACTGCCCATAGACGACAAGCACATGTATGACAAACAGGACCTTATGGGAAGGCTTGTGGTTCTCTTTGGAGGAAGGGCGGCGGAAGAAGTTTTTTATGGAAAGGAGGGTATAACTACTGGTGCTGAAAATGACCTACAGAGGGCAACGGAGCTGGCTTACAGGATGGTTTCCATGTGGGGTATGAGCGAAAACGTAGGTCCGGTGGCGGTAAGAAGAGTAGTCAATCCCTTCTTGGGAGGCATGACCACATCCATAGACATAAGCGAAGAGCTAAGAAGAAACATAGACGAAGAGGTAAAGCGCATACTTACAGAGGCATACAACATGGCAAAGAGTATAATAGAAACTTACAAGGAACCTATTAGGGCTGTGGTTAAAAGACTGCTTGAAAAGGAGACCGTATCCTGCGAAGAGTTTGTGGAAGTAATGAAACTCTACGGCGTTGAAATAAAAAACGAGTGCAAGAAAGAGGAGTTTAAGAAAGAAGAAAGTAAGCAAGAAGAAAAAATTACAGTGTAAGAAGGAGGTGCGCTATGGGTATGACAATTACAGAAAAGATTATTGCAGAACATGCGGGTAAAAAAGAAGCAAAAGCTGGGGAGCTTGTAAATGTAAAGATTGACTTAGCTATGGCAAACGACGTGACCGCCCCCTTGGCCATAAAGATTTTAGAAAAGTACGGCATAGACAAGGTTTTTGACCCGGAAAGAATCGCTTTGGTTCTATCCCACTTTGTACCAGCAAAGGACATAAAGTCAGCCGAGCAGGCAAAGATCGTTAGAGATTTTGCCCAAAAGCACAACATAAAGTGGTTTTTCCAAGAAGGGGAGGGTATAGAGCACACGATCCTGCCCGAAGAGGGTTTAGTGGTTCCAGGAGATCTGGTGGTAGGGGCAGACTCTCACACCTGCACCTACGGTGCCCTTGGAGCCTTTTCCACTGGTATGGGTTCTACGGACATTGCTTATGCTATGGCAACAGGAGAAACTTGGCTCAGGGTTCCGCAGTCCATGAAGTTTATTTTCTACGGAAAGCCAGCACCCTGGGTAATGGGAAAGGACCTAATTCTGCACACCATTGGACAAATTGGGGTGGACGGAGCCCTCTACAAAGCTATGGAGTTTGAAGGGGAAGCCATAAGGAGCCTTTCTATGGATCAGCGATTTACCATTACCAACATGGCGGTAGAGGCTGGAGCAAA from Thermocrinis sp. encodes:
- a CDS encoding sensor domain-containing diguanylate cyclase encodes the protein MEIISEYYEKEQLFRTLAEDNPNGVVLYDFEEDEEEILDKGAIVRLIHPKDREKAQKIRQERLSGDRSLKEFDLRLITKGGKVKWFKVTSHVINYKNRECSLITFVDLTKEKERERELYHLATTDRLTKLFNRYAGTNLFENLIHQAERYGLVFSLIFLDIDNFKKINDTLGHLIGDRALVDVAKTIKKNLRKSDIAIRWGGEEFLVLLPNTKDPLPVAEKIRAKISELTYEGWGPITVSAGCAVYSPGDTIDSMIKRADQALYRAKSLGKNRVVIA
- the ftsH gene encoding ATP-dependent zinc metalloprotease FtsH, which gives rise to MQWMKNVFIWILIIGFMILAFNLFSSSGKESAVKTPINTVLELAEEGKLKEVKIKDNTLIGITTEGQRVETGLPPGTDIVGRLMEKGVRVEVAVQEQGGWWLTFLVSWLPILLFIGIWIYMMKQVSGGGGGGTRGAFSFGKSRAKVYIDEKPKVTLNDVAGMDEVKEEVKEIIEYLKDPVKFQRLGGRPPKGVLLYGEPGVGKTLLAKAIAGEAHVPFISVSGSDFVEMFVGVGAARVRDLFETAKKHAPCIIFIDEIDAVGRSRGAFNLGGGHDEREQTLNQLLVEMDGFDTSEGIIVIAATNRPDILDPALLRPGRFDRQIFIPKPDVKGRYEILKVHARNKKLAPNVDLEIVARATPGFNGADLENVLNEAALLAARKGKEAIEMEDIEEAIDRITMGLERKGMVISPKEKEKIAYHEAGHAIMSLMVPGSDALHKVSIIPRGMALGVTQQLPIDDKHMYDKQDLMGRLVVLFGGRAAEEVFYGKEGITTGAENDLQRATELAYRMVSMWGMSENVGPVAVRRVVNPFLGGMTTSIDISEELRRNIDEEVKRILTEAYNMAKSIIETYKEPIRAVVKRLLEKETVSCEEFVEVMKLYGVEIKNECKKEEFKKEESKQEEKITV
- the leuC gene encoding 3-isopropylmalate dehydratase large subunit, translating into MGMTITEKIIAEHAGKKEAKAGELVNVKIDLAMANDVTAPLAIKILEKYGIDKVFDPERIALVLSHFVPAKDIKSAEQAKIVRDFAQKHNIKWFFQEGEGIEHTILPEEGLVVPGDLVVGADSHTCTYGALGAFSTGMGSTDIAYAMATGETWLRVPQSMKFIFYGKPAPWVMGKDLILHTIGQIGVDGALYKAMEFEGEAIRSLSMDQRFTITNMAVEAGAKNGIIAPDEKTIEYVSQRAKKPWKVYQSDKDAEYSEVYEWDAGRLEPLVAWPYLPSNIHPVSESTHISIDQAFIGSCTNGRIEDLRVAAKILKGRKVHPYVRCIVIPASKKVYMQALKEGLIDVFLEAGCVVSVSTCGPCLGGHMGILAEGERCISTSNRNFPGRMGHPKSEAYLANPAVVAASAVLGRIAHPEELVSLKELEEALA